The Sminthopsis crassicaudata isolate SCR6 chromosome 5, ASM4859323v1, whole genome shotgun sequence genome contains the following window.
tatacatacacatacagatacGTATAATGTATATGTCCAaatacaatatctgtatacaaatatatattatgtaatgtgTATGTACAGGATGTGTGTTACATGCACAGATATGTGCGTACATTACATGACTTATTATTGCCTTTGTACATTCCCGGTTTGCTACAGTGCCTGCCACACAGTAGGCGCCACAtcaatgcttattccctttcccttcatcTCCCGTTGGCGAGGTTCCGGATCCCCACTGAGGATGGGATCTAAATCCAGCCAAACTTTCTAAGGGTCCCTCTTCAAGCACAGCCCCTCCTCCCCCTTGCGGGACCAGGAGCCACGTGGGCAGAAAGGAACGCGCCACCTCCTTTCCCCAGCCCTTCCCGGCGCGCCACGTAGCTCGGCGCACCCAAAGGCATTTTCCCGGGAAAATCAGACCCCAGCCTAGCAACCACCTCTTCCAACGCTGCTCATTGGCCGCGGCCTCCGCGGTTCTCGTTTATGCTAGCCTTCTGGTTCCTATTGGACAGTTTCTCCTGCCAATCCGTCCGTTAATAGGGGAAGTTTAACGTCAATCCGCTCCGGTCCAGCCTTAAGGACAAGCCCACGAGTAGCTGGGGTCAGTCAGCTCCATCGTTCGTCCTCTTCCTCACCTCTTAGTTTCCCCGCTCTAACCCCGGGCCGTCATCCCCAATCTCTCGGTCCCCGTCCTTCCACCTCGAGCCTCCCCTTCCTCAGTTCTGATTTCTCCTTCTCCTGAGAAGACGCTTGTCACCGATTGGTCGGAGTTTTTGGTAAATATCCAAATTGGCTCCGCccccaattacttttttttccctatcgcCGCCATCGCCAATCCGTTGGATTTCGGCTCACGCTGGGACCCTGAGTTCTCCCATACCGCGGCGCTAGCTCCAGAGCGAGCGTCCAGGGGCGACCACGACTAAGCTAAAGAACGCTGTCGTTCCCTAAGAGTCTGGTCTTGTATCTGTCCATTGGTCAGTTTTACCATCAGTTTTGGCTTCGGTCCCGCCTCCCCTCAGAATGTAGACTTCGGGAAAGTGCATCTTTCAACGGGTTGGCCCGTTTTTCTATTGTAAGGATTATGGCTCCACCCACCTTTCCTCTCCTAGCTCGCATCTTTGTTCGCCCTTTGGCTGTCACTTCGAGCCGTGTCCCCACCCCTTTCTGACACTCACTGCCCATTGGTCTCTTTCTGCATCGAGGCCAGATTGTAGCCGTTCTGGAGCCCTCTAGGGAAATACTATTCGCCCATTGGTTAGCTCTTTCAGTCCCCTGGGTCGATtggttcttttctttccccttaggCCGCTTAAGGCCTTGCAGCTACTCAAGTGGAGGCTAGGACATCTGGGAGAGGGCGGTGGAGGAGAAGCTCTTCACCCATTGGCCCACTGTTTTGAGCCCCGATGTAAATTTCCTGGCCGTTCCTCCCATTGGTCACCACTCTGGCTCCGGACCCCGCCCCGCAGTGATGCTTTGTGCCCATTGGCTCCGGGGCGCTGGGCGGGGCGGCGGGGAGGCGGTGGCAACGACGTCATTCCCGCGGGAGAAAGCCCGGTGGCTGGCCTGGGCTTGGCTTGgctgggccgggccgggccgggccggggggCTGCATGGCGGCCTGCGAGCGGCTGGGCGGAGGCGCCCTACGGGAGCTGCTGGCCCGCACCCAGGGCGTGCTGTTCGACTGCGACGGGGTGCTGTGGAACGGGGAGCGCGCCGTGCCGGGCGCGCCGGAGCTGCTGGAGCGGCTGGGCCGCGGCGGCAAGGCGGCGCTTTTCGTGAGCAACAACAGCCGGCGCTCGGTGGCCGAGCTGGCGGTCCGCTTTGCGCGCCTCGGCTTCCGCGGCGTGGCGGCCGAGCAACTCTTCAGCTCGGCGCTGTGCGCGGCGCGCCTGCTGAGCCAGCGTCTGCCGCGGCCCTGCCCGCCGGGCGCCGTCTTCGTCCTGGGCGGCGACGGGCTGCGCGGCGAGCTGCGGGCCGCGGGGCTGCGCCTAGCCGGCGATGAGCCGGGGCCCGTGCGCGCCGTGCTCGTGGGCTACGACGAGCACTTCACCTTCGCCAAGCTGAGCGAGGCCTGCGCCCACCTGCGCGACCCCGACTGCCTGCTGGTGGCCACCGACGTGGACCCGTGGCACCCGCTCAGCGACGGCCGCACCACCCCGGGTGAGGGGGTAGGGGCGACTCGGCCCGGCGGCGGGGCGCAGCCTGGGAGGGATGGACCGAGCCCCAGGAGCGctaagagagaggagggagggggaggggcacgAGGTCGGAGAGAGAGCTCGGAGCTAGGGACTGGCGCCAGCCCGGAGGGGGAGGGAGCCCAGGATTCTGGACAGTGTGTTTGGGGGCATCTCCCCAGATGCCAGATTCTGTACAGTCACGGGGTGGGGGGCTGTCTCCCCAACTGCAAGATACTGGGCGAGAGGAAAGAGTCAGGACCTAGGGGAGGTCGGGAGCTGGGGGTGGTGCCGGGCTGTGCTCGGGGCTcagccccgggggggggggggtagccCAGGATTGTTTACAGTGGGGGAGGGGTATCTCCCCAGCTGCGGGATCCACTGGgcgagaggaaaggaaaggatggaCCTAGAGGAGGCCGGGGGCCAGGGAGTGGCGCCAGACTAAAGTCCGGGCTCTCAGCctgtgaggaaaaggggaaggagagaccGTGGGACCCTTGCAGGAGGACCCAGGAGGAGGAAACTcttga
Protein-coding sequences here:
- the PDXP gene encoding chronophin, with the translated sequence MAACERLGGGALRELLARTQGVLFDCDGVLWNGERAVPGAPELLERLGRGGKAALFVSNNSRRSVAELAVRFARLGFRGVAAEQLFSSALCAARLLSQRLPRPCPPGAVFVLGGDGLRGELRAAGLRLAGDEPGPVRAVLVGYDEHFTFAKLSEACAHLRDPDCLLVATDVDPWHPLSDGRTTPGTGSLTAAVETASGRRAVVVGKPSTYMFECITEHFGVDPARTLMVGDRLETDILFGHRCGLTTVLTLTGVSRLDQAQAYLAAGQLDLVPHYYVDSIADLIAGLAD